GCAAGCTCATCAATCAAAGAGGTAGCCTTGCGTAGCGCATCCTCCTGTGTGGAGTTTCTAATGATTTCCACTGATATTTCAACTGTCAGCGTCCTACCCAGAAGACGGTTAGCAGTTAAAgatagttcctctctctctcctgaaaaAGAGAGATAGCACAGTGTTATCAGATGTTGGCCTTAAAGGCCAGGTGTagtcaaaaaatgtattttcctatgttttatatatatattggaaTAATATTGTAAAATTGTGAAATCATGAGCTAAATTaggtaatagaccaataagagaaGAATGAAGAACCAAGAATGTTGCTAgtactgtctgggagtggtttcaagtggggaggggaaaattgAAAATGagctgtttatatatatatatatttatatattacatttgaattgaaaacaatcacagtaagttattgttacccagaaatgatttgatattgagataaaaatggctgcattggacctttaacagaaCAGTTCACTAAAGTAACAGTTTGTCTGAAGGACCAAAATCTTACAGAAGTTCTGACAAGAAGAATTCCTGTCTATGCCATAAAAGTAGATTAGGCCTATAGCCATGCCACCCCACATGGGGAATTGCATGGTACTTACCTTTCCCGTGCATTTTGGATTGAGGTAGGCTGTATAGCTGGATTTGCAAAAGTCATGACAGGACATGAACGCAACCTAAGACCCTTTTTGAGATCTTAAAACATCAGTGAGTGAACTATCACTTTAAATAAGAATTTCTACCAGTGAAGTGTCCCTTTGTTTCAACCAAATGTATGCGTTTTAGGCATAAATTATCCAACCTGATATTTCTGATGGCTATCAAACACATACCGTCACAAATACTGCGCATTTCTTCACTATTCTTTATGGACTGGATCATATCAAGTAAgcactctctctcctgttccattGAAGTTGCGGCCTCGCGTAAAGCCTCCACCCTAAAACAGATGTCATTGTCATGAGATATTTCGAAAGGTTATGTATGGTAAGTGTTAGTACGTGACTCAGAGAAAGTTGTGATCATATTATTCATCCCATTGCATATTCTACAACTGTTTCTCGGTGTTGATTTCAAACATTATTCTTTTTACAGCTGTTTAAATAAGGttatgatgttattttaaaaggaCACAGTCTGGCACCGTAAAATATTCAAATAAACCACTGTTGTAAATGATACGGTCATGGCGTACACTGTAGTGTGCACACGTATTCAGAGAACTTTCTTCCTTCTTCCACTGGCACCGTCTACTGCTTTCTATGTTTAGAATCAGTTTAAACCAGCTGTTGCATGGAACCAGAGATTGTGTAGCCGAATACCGTGTGTATTCTTCAAAGAAACTAGACAAACAAAGGCATATGATAGCGTTACAGTAGCCTACAATGACAAGTGTGCGCTCTGTATTTACAACAAGGATGAATTGTCTTCTCTATACAGTATTCAGGCAAGCTGTATGTAAAAGAGCCAACCTTATTTCCAGCTGGTCCAAACTTTCAAGAAGTCGTCCGGAGCGATCTGCCATAGACATTGATCTGCTGAATTTGCCATTAGCGGCTTCAATCATTTTAGCCTGGTGGATTTTCGCTTGTGCCATAGTTAGTATAATGATCTCCCTCGAGATTAAATTCCAATGGACACCTAACGGTGCACTAGCTGGTCCCAAGAGCACAACGTAGAGGTTTCTGCTTGACAGACAGCGCCACAGAGTAAACATTTCCAAACATGGACTGGAACTTCCCTTGCTGTTTTTACCGACCCATCGGACGGGACTGAGGATTGCACTTCTGGAACCTTCAAGAGGGTGGGATTCTTTCTCCACTGCAGCCAGTAGAACGACATAatcttgtctagttaaataacggtttaaaaaaaagatatataatataatacataaataacgACGAATTTACTTGTTGACAATATCCATACATCCAATGATTAATGTTAAAAGTTCAAAGAAAGAGACAAGGAAAATACTTAacatctttatttaaaaaaaaagctctGAACATGTGATAAAGACGCATACACAGTATGCCTCAACATAATCTTTACAGTTCATATGTTACTACAGTTATTACTGTGTAATCACATAGGTATAAGGGTGTCATAAAGTGTAACGATTTTGAAAGTAGCTGATATGTTACACGTGCCATACATCTAAATAAATGACAGGCTACCAGAAAGTAACATCTGCTGATCAGTATTCAAGAAGGCTTCTTTTGAGAGCTTCCTCCATCTCTGTGAAGATAAATTGGGGGGGGCacaacagaagaaaaaaaaatcaatataATGTCAACCTAAATAAGAAATATAACTGTCGCAAAAACACACGAGACTACCATCTCAAAACCATTCAAAAAGTGTTCATGCTGTTCTCTACACCAACTATCTGAATATCCCAGTGTGCATTAAACGTCACTATGATTTGATTAGACATACTCACACTAAGGTTATTCTTCAAGCCTGTAACGCTGGTTAAAAAAAGAGAGGTATCATCTTGTTTTTATTATGCTACATCTACATGACCAGATTGGGCAACCGCTTGAAAACTCTGCAGAACCTTTCTGGCCATTCAAATAAGGCAATATGCAACAGGGATTGGCTGATATATGATTAAATCGAATATCGTGAAGTGCAAGACGATATATTGTGATGTGCAAGACTATACTGTATTTGAACTTCACAAATCAAAACTGTGCAGTTTTACCAGTTAGGCTCTATCAATATGTTGAAAATGAAGTCCATATGAATGAACAAAGCCTTATTTTTTTGCCACACAAAGACTATTTAATGAGAATGTGACTAATACTATTTCTTTTTTAAAGCACAAAAATTGCACAGTCTGGAATTACTTAGTCATTCCCGGCGCAAAACAATTATTGCATATCGTGATATTTGGATTAGCATATCGTAGAAGTGGTCTAACCTAAAAATCTCCCAACTCTAACGTGTAAACTAAAATGTAACTACTGAAAAGGtcctcaaataaacaaagataaGTAAAGGTGTTACACACCAATATCAAAGTCAGTTGGCTCTCTTGCTTCTTCTGCACTTAAAGCCAAGGCACGCTTCATCTCCTCAGATTCATCTGAAACACAAtggaaatggacaaaaaaaaagagaATCTCAGTTGGAAAAAAAAACAGCACTTTAGGAAATATTTCTAAGAAACCTTCTATAGCTATTTAATATCTATGGTAGATGTCATTCACCAAATCACTGAACAGACCAAAATACAAGAAACCTTCTATAGctattttacattttagttatttagcagacgctcttatccagagcaacataaaggagcaattagggttaagtgccttgctcaagggaacatcaacagatttttcagctagtcagctcaggtattcaaaccaacaagctttcggttactggcccaacgctcttaaccgctagcaTAGCTGCAGCTATATAATTTCTATGGTCGATGTCATTCACCAAATCACTGAACAGATCAGCAAACAAAAAATAATCACCTCCATGGGGTTCAGTGTCATCTCTGACCTCATCCAAGTTCACAGCGATGGCATGTTTCATATCTTCAAACTCCTCCACtattaaataaaaaagtatgaATCAAATCAGTTTTCTAAGACCAGGAAGGTCAGTGCAGTGGAAATGAATCACGGAACACAGTCCAAACTCAAAGCAGACTTGCCATTCACTTCCGGTTTAATCTCCACAGCAGCCAGTGTCTTAACAGCAGAGGAAGCTGCTGCCTTCTCCGTACGactctcacctccatctctagAGCTGGAGCAAGGCTCCAGAAAGCAGTGCTGGGAGTGGTAGTGGTTATGGAAACTGGGCACGTCGTTATGACTCTTCTGACAGGATCCACACACCACGTCAAAGGTCTTCTCTAGCCCCAAGGCTTCGTGTTGAGAGTGGACATGAGTCTTAATCTGAGCAAAGGAGGCTACCTTGATGTCGCATGGTGCGCATACAAAGCTGCATTTGTCTTCACTGGACAGCAGCTTCATGCATCGTGTGAAAGTAGCCTTCCTTTCGTCTTCGGCCTTTTCTGACGACATGCATGGACACAGACATTCACTGGTTGTTGCCAGTTGACTGGAGTTGTAGTTTTCGGCCTCATTGGGTCTATCAACCCCAGGCACATCCATGAGGTAGTAGTCCTTACTGTGCAGGCTTCTATAGTGCTCCTGGAACTCCCCCTCGGTGTCATACTGCATGCTGTCACAGAGCCCGCAGAAGTAGCGTGTCACTATTTGGTTGCTGTGCTCGTTCACACAGTGCCTGCGTAATGTGTCCTCCTTGAAGAACTTCTGTGGGCAGTGGCCACAGGCAAACCTCTGGAAACTGTGGTTTCTCACATCTCTGCAGTGCTTGTGCACGGCTCGCTCCGAGTCAAAGATGTCCTCACACATTCTGCACAGCCACCTCTCGTCCTGTTTGGGGAGACATGTGGGAGTTGTAGTTCTAGCCCTGGGCTCAGTGGGAGCGCTGGGTCTGCCACTTGTGGAGGGTTTGGAATAGGAGACGGGAGCAGGCTCCTTGTCTGATACCTCTCTTTCCCTGAAGTAAGTGTGTCCACTGTGGGTCTCTGACACATGCAACAGGATGTCCTCGTGACGTGGCATGTCCACCTTGCACAGCCGACAGTGGAATAGGAAGTTTGAGAGATGGGCGCCGCCATGAAAGCGGCTCATGTGCAGGCGAGTGATGGACGACTCATCCATACGCTTTCCACACACACCACATTGATGGAATATCTGATTGGCAGTTAAAAGGTGCTTGCTTGCCATGGCCTCCTCTGAAAAGCGCTGGCCACATTCACAGAACCATGCCACTATCGAGACACTCGTTGAGGGCCCAGCACTGCCATTCAAAGTTCCCCCACGTCTCTGGCGCTTGGCTGGGTATCCAACAGAATcacctctctccttgtccctcttcTGTGATGGGGCAACCGCAGCCCTCTTGGCGTGTTGGATTTCATTGAAATTGCTGTAGTGCAGAATCGCCCTTTCCATGGTGCTGTTGACCTCAGTAATGTGCCGACTCAATTCTTTGTGCCTGTCAACTTGACCTTGGGTGAGGAACAGTTTGCAACACACAGAGCACTGGCCCAGCACCTGCAGTTGTTTCATAACCTGCACCACTGTTTTCACTGCCTCAGCCCTGGCACTGCCCTCTCTGCACTGCACACTGAGGGAGAAGAATAACATTAACAAAATGACAAATAAGATGATTTATCCATATGAAGGAAGTGAGATGTTGAATATGTATGTCTGTTATTGATTTATTTTCTAATACACAGACAAACTGTATATGAACAATTTGTACCTACACTGCAATTATACCTGCCTATGTAACAACCATGTAATTGCATGTATACTAACGCCATAGAGTTCAAaagtacacaaacacatacagataTAAACTTACTTGAAGTGGGCCTGTGCTTCCATGTGTGAGTTAAGCCCCTTTCGGCATGTTGTACATCTCACGCTGAATATAACCTCCTTACATAAAGCAGTAAGACGATTCTTCGCATATCGAGGGATGGGAACTGGCAATGCTGTCCCTGTAGTTTCTTTTGTTCAGAAAGAGAACAAAATAGCTGGTTACATGTTTCAATAGAGCAAACTAATAGCAGTGTATTTGGTTATGTTATCCCGTCCAAGCACTATTCATTCGCACAACCTATTTGCTCTACATgcagatggggcggcagggtagcctagtggttagagcgttggactagtaaccggaaggttgccagttcaaatccccgagctgacaaggtacaaatctgtcattctgaccctgaacaggcagttaacccactgttcctaggccgtcattgaaaataagaatctgttctttaactgacttgcctagttaaataaagaaaaaataaaataactagtAATGCCAATAACAGCATAAAGAAGGTCCATATGCCGCTTATCTTTGCCCTTTCCGCCTAAATCCAATTTTCATGAGTGGAATATTTAGTGTTGATGCAGATTCATATCCTTGTTACATGATTGATTATACTTAGAGTGGGAGAGGCAAGGCTTACCACTCATGATGATGGACTGAGAGAAGTGGTTTTTGGCCGCCATGTGATGGAGGCACTCGTCCCTGGTGTAGAACAGGAAGTAGCAGACAGGGCAGGCGAAGCAGACGATGGACTGGCAGGTCTGACTGTGGTCATGGTCTTCATTAGGCGAGGAAGACagctaaacaaaataacaatttCCCCACACAATGAAAGTGAATACTTGTTTTAGCTGGATTGAAATGTGTATGCATTATCTGTGGTTGAAGACTTAAACAAGAATATTAAAGTAttcattttcattaaaaaaaaaaaaaatttaaatctTGAGACATAATAGTATGGCAACTACCCCCAAATAATTGATCTTCCTCATTGGTATTTAGTGCCACCAAGTGTATATCACAGCTAAATGCTGCTCTCTACTGCTTTGGTAGAGATGGACATCCAGTTCCCTCCATCCAATAACAAAAGCTGTTGCAGGAATGTGAAGTATTGTTACATTGTTTACGTTTTTAACCTCTAATTTTAAAACAGGAAGACTACTGTGTAAAGGTGGTCGGTCGGACGGACTACTTGCAGGTAAAAAGCTACTTTATAGTTTGAAACGGCATTCAGAAATGTCCTTTTTCTCCTCATGGTACTTGATTCCTTTAGGTTAGGAATAAAGACAGGTAGAATTCTTGCATAGAGCACATTTGAATGACATGTGACTGAACACAATTGAAAGTGCTTTCATCTTCTAACAGCGGTTGATTTTACAGGCACAACCAACCATTGACTGCTGATGCACCCTCCAAGCCTCTTTGGTTTCAAAATGCAGACCACAGGCAACGCAAGCAAACAGCTCAGTTGGG
This region of Oncorhynchus tshawytscha isolate Ot180627B linkage group LG25, Otsh_v2.0, whole genome shotgun sequence genomic DNA includes:
- the bag2 gene encoding BAG family molecular chaperone regulator 2 — its product is MFTLWRCLSSRNLYVVLLGPASAPLGVHWNLISREIIILTMAQAKIHQAKMIEAANGKFSRSMSMADRSGRLLESLDQLEIRVEALREAATSMEQERECLLDMIQSIKNSEEMRSICDGEREELSLTANRLLGRTLTVEISVEIIRNSTQEDALRKATSLIDELAAKLLDDMDGARKGLMALHAACVTEAPPVPIDTKFQTIVITCALEDQKKIKRRLETLIRNVDNAEKNIKIMDHQKVDDLNSANGK
- the znf451 gene encoding E3 SUMO-protein ligase ZNF451 isoform X1 encodes the protein MSSPTGAEEEDEVEFVSEAPLRPVLECIDLLSEGEDDDSLPMAETIEDEIERQKAQVTSTLDRLAQQVTVEKKERAEKCKAFKEKQISQKAHGRQELAFSPNGHAYDAKRCVDMWLKMPGVKPGIINTGASWRRRQVPFPTSSSSTHTCPVINCGRVYDNVPLLEGHLKRFDHSPCDPTIYLKGSPTELFACVACGLHFETKEAWRVHQQSMLSSSPNEDHDHSQTCQSIVCFACPVCYFLFYTRDECLHHMAAKNHFSQSIIMSETTGTALPVPIPRYAKNRLTALCKEVIFSVRCTTCRKGLNSHMEAQAHFNVQCREGSARAEAVKTVVQVMKQLQVLGQCSVCCKLFLTQGQVDRHKELSRHITEVNSTMERAILHYSNFNEIQHAKRAAVAPSQKRDKERGDSVGYPAKRQRRGGTLNGSAGPSTSVSIVAWFCECGQRFSEEAMASKHLLTANQIFHQCGVCGKRMDESSITRLHMSRFHGGAHLSNFLFHCRLCKVDMPRHEDILLHVSETHSGHTYFREREVSDKEPAPVSYSKPSTSGRPSAPTEPRARTTTPTCLPKQDERWLCRMCEDIFDSERAVHKHCRDVRNHSFQRFACGHCPQKFFKEDTLRRHCVNEHSNQIVTRYFCGLCDSMQYDTEGEFQEHYRSLHSKDYYLMDVPGVDRPNEAENYNSSQLATTSECLCPCMSSEKAEDERKATFTRCMKLLSSEDKCSFVCAPCDIKVASFAQIKTHVHSQHEALGLEKTFDVVCGSCQKSHNDVPSFHNHYHSQHCFLEPCSSSRDGGESRTEKAAASSAVKTLAAVEIKPEVNVEEFEDMKHAIAVNLDEVRDDTEPHGDESEEMKRALALSAEEAREPTDFDIEMEEALKRSLLEY
- the znf451 gene encoding E3 SUMO-protein ligase ZNF451 isoform X2 — its product is MSSPTGAEEEDEVEFVSEAPLRPVLECIDLLSEGEDDDSLPMAETIEDEIERQKAQVTSTLDRLAQQVTVEKKERAEKCKAFKEKQISQKAHGRQELAFSPNGHAYDAKRCVDMWLKMPGVKPGIINTGASWRRRQVPFPTSSSSTHTCPVINCGRVYDNVPLLEGHLKRFDHSPCDPTIYLKGSPTELFACVACGLHFETKEAWRVHQQSMLSSSPNEDHDHSQTCQSIVCFACPVCYFLFYTRDECLHHMAAKNHFSQSIIMSETTGTALPVPIPRYAKNRLTALCKEVIFSVRCTTCRKGLNSHMEAQAHFNVQCREGSARAEAVKTVVQVMKQLQVLGQCSVCCKLFLTQGQVDRHKELSRHITEVNSTMERAILHYSNFNEIQHAKRAAVAPSQKRDKERGDSVGYPAKRQRRGGTLNGSAGPSTSVSIVAWFCECGQRFSEEAMASKHLLTANQIFHQCGVCGKRMDESSITRLHMSRFHGGAHLSNFLFHCRLCKVDMPRHEDILLHVSETHSGHTYFREREVSDKEPAPVSYSKPSTSGRPSAPTEPRARTTTPTCLPKQDERWLCRMCEDIFDSERAVHKHCRDVRNHSFQRFACGHCPQKFFKEDTLRRHCVNEHSNQIVTRYFCGLCDSMQYDTEGEFQEHYRSLHSKDYYLMDVPGVDRPNEAENYNSSQLATTSECLCPCMSSEKAEDERKATFTRCMKLLSSEDKCSFVCAPCDIKVASFAQIKTHVHSQHEALGLEKTFDVVCGSCQKSHNDVPSFHNHYHSQHCFLEPCSSSRDGGESRTEKAAASSAVKTLAAVEIKPEVNVEEFEDMKHAIAVNLDEVRDDTEPHGDESEEMKRALALSAEEAREPTDFDIALQA